From Microbacterium sp. CGR2:
CGGCGATGCTCTCCGCCACCGCCGCCGCGACCGGTGCGGTACGGGACTTCAGCGCCACGATCACGCAGGACGCGTCCGGAGCTTGCTGCGCATCCGGCACGCCGATCCGGATCACGACGTCGAGGCCGGCCGCTCCGACGCCTGCCGCGACATCGCACGCTCCGGTGATGTCGTCGGCGATGACACCGAGCTCGATGCTCATCCCGCGATCCTGATCTCGACCCCGGCGTCTTCGATGCGCGCCAGCGCTTCGGCGTCGGCGCTGGAGTCGGTGATCAGTGCGTCGATGAGGTCCAGGCCTGCGATGCGCACGGCCGCGCGCTGAGTGAGCTTCGTACCATCGGCGAGCAGAACGACCCTGGCGGACTGCTCCGCCAGCACGCGCTTGATTGCCGCGTCCAAGGCATTCGCCCCCCAGAGACCGTCGGCACCGACCGCGGTGGCCGAGAGGAAAGCGACGTCGCAGCGCACTCCGCGCAGCAGCTCCTCGGTCAGGGGACCCGCGAAGCTGCGGGTGTCCGGCTGATAGTGCCCACCTGCAGCGATGAGACGCGGAGACCCCGCCCTGGTGAGCGCCTCGATGATCGGGAGGGAATGCGTCACGACGGTGCTTCGAGGGAGCAGCGGGACGAGCGCGGCGACGGTCGTGCCGGCGTCCAGCGCGATCATCTCAGCGGTGGCCGCCTCCGCCGCGGCGAGCTCCGCGATGGCCTTCTTCTGCGCGGCACCCAGGGCGTCGCGGCCTTCGAACGGCACGCCTCCCGAGACGACGGTCGCCCCACCGGCCACCCGGCGCACGGTTCCCTGCTCTTCCAGCATCCGCAGATCACGCCGCACGGTCATCTCGGAGACTCCGAGTTCCTGGGCAGCGGCGATCGAAGACAGATAGCCGTCGGCGGCGATCCGCTTCTCGAGGTGAGCGCGGCGTTCGGGGGCATCGGTGTAGCGCATGGCGTCCTTCCGTCATGGCAATTATCGAACACATTTGCCTTTTCTGTTCAAAATGTCACAAACTGGGCGGGTGACACTCGTCCTGGGATTGGACATCGGCAGCACGACGACGAAGGCTGCCCTCGTCGACGTGACCGATGCGGTGACCGTCGTGCGCGTCGCCCGTCGCCCGACCCCGACGAGTGTGAACGAGCTCATCGAGACCGCCGCGGCGGTCTCGCGCGAGTGCCTCGCCGCCACGGGCGCGCCGGTCGCGGCTGTCGGCATCGCCTCGATGGCCGAGAGCGGCGCGGCCCTCGATGGCGAAGGTCGCCCCCTGACGACCTTGCTGCGGTGGAATCGCCCCGTCGACCGCGCCCACCTCGCCACCTTGCTGACCGCGCACCCGTCGCTCCCGGTCGACACCGGAGTTCCCCCGACGACCAAGCCGGCCGCGGTCACCCTGATAGCCCTTCGTGACGAAGACCCCGAGATCCACAACAGCATGCGCCACTGGGCAGGCGTCGCCGACCTCGTCGCTCATGCGCTCACGGGTGTGCGTGCGACCGATCACACCCTCGCAGCGCGGACCATGCTCGCCGGACGCGGAGACGCCTGGAACACCGAGATCGTCGAGAACCTGGGTCTGCGAGAGCACATGCTGCCGGCACTGCGCGCGCCGGGCGAACGCGTCGGCCACACGTCGGCGGAGGCCACCACCTTCGGCCTCGGCCCGGGAACGCCCGTCTACGTCGCCGGCCACGACCACACGGTCGGAGCATGGGCGGCAGGCGCACGTGGTCCAGGAGACGCCGCGGATTCCCTCGGCACATCCGAGGCGATCGTGCGCATCACCGATGCCGTCGACATCGCGCGGGCGGTCGCGGAGGGCTACTCCGTCGGCAGCACCGTGGACGGGAGGGGCACGACCATCCTCGGGGGCTCCCCCGCGTGCGGCGCCCTGCTCGCCGAGTGGGACACCGAGCATCCCGCCGATCACCTGACCCAGCGACTCGCGGCTCTCACACCCGAGTCGTGGTCGGCCTCGTCGATGATCGTGCTGCCGTACCCATCCGGGCGACAGTGCCCGGCGCCTCAGCCGCACGCGTGGCTACAGGTCTTCGGAACGGGCGACGCCGAGGAGCGGACCCGCGGGGTGCTGCAATCGCTCGTCGCACACGCCCGGTGGATGCGAGAGACGGCGGATGCACTGGCCGGCTCACCCACTGCTTCACTCACCTTGATCGGTTCGCTCGCTCTGCACGTCCCGGTCTGGGCGCCGCTCGCTGCGGCATCCGTCCCCTCCGCGTTCCGGTGCACGACCGGCGAGCCCGTCGCTGCCGGCGCCGCCCTGCTCGCCGGGGTTCGGGAAGGCATCGCATCGCCCGACGCCTCGATCCTTCCGCGCGGCACGGTGCGCCCGCTCCACACGCCCGACGGCGATGGCGACCATCGACGGTTCCTCGCGGCCGTCACCAGCCAACTCGTCACGACACACGTCACGTCACAAGGAGAACCATGACAACGCTCGATGCCATCGCCCGCCCCTCCGGCGCCTTCGCCATGGTCGCCATGGACCAACGCGAGAGCCTCCGGCACATGTTCGACGTGGCGGGACACGGCCGCCCGGCTGACGAGGTGCTCATCGACTTCAAGGTGGCGGTCGCCGAGGAACTCGCGCCCCACGCGTCCGGCTTCCTCGCTGATCGACGGTTCGGTTTCGACCGTGTGCGCGCGGCAGTTCCCGACTCGACCGGTCTGATCCTGGCCGTCGACGCGCTGGAGCAGGCCGACGGCGGGCCCGTCGAAGACACCGGACTCGACTTCGACGCCCTGAGCGACCTTCCCGATCAGGTCGACGCCCTCAAACTCCTGCTCATCTGGCGGCGCGACGCACGGCGCGACGACCGCGTGGCTCTCGCTGCGCGATTCGTCGAGGCGGCGCGTGAGCGGGGAGTGCTCTCCGTGCTGGAGCCCGTCGTTCGCGCCGCCCCCGGCGAGACGGGCTTCGACCCGGATGCCGCGATCCGTGAGGCTGCGCGCGAGCTCTCGGCGCTGTATCCGGATCTCTACAAGGCGCAGGTCCCGTTGACGGGCACCGGCGTCGAGGCCGAGCAGCGCGCCGCGAGCGCCGCGCTGAACGAATGCATGACCGGACCGTGGGTGGTGCTGTCGCAGGGCGTGGAGCGGGAGCGATTCGCGGATGCCGTGCGCGCCGCGTGCCTCGAGGGAGCGAGCGGCTTCCTCGCCGGACGAGCCTTGTGGAGCGATGTCGTCGGCAACTCCGACGTACGCGGCGAGTTGCGGGCGCGTTCGGTCGACCGGCTCACCGCGCTCGCGGAGATCGTCGACACCCACGCCCGTCCCTGGCAAGACGCATGAGCACGCGCGTCGGCGTCCTGCACACCGTCCCTGCGCTCGTGCCCGTGTTCCACGGACTGCTGGCCTCGGAGCGGGAGGACACGGAGGTCGTTCACATCGCCGACCCGACGCTCCTGTCGCGGGCGGTCGCCGCCGGCATCACGGCAGACGTCGAGGCCGACCTTCGGGTGCACCTCGCCGCGCTGCGAGACGCCGGAGCAGCCGCGGTGCTCGTGACCTGCTCGTCCATCGGCGAGGCGGCGGTGGATGCCGCGGCCGCGGTCGGGGTACGACTGGTGCGTGTCGACGCGGCGATGGCGCGCGCAGCCGTCGAGCGGGCCTCGGCCGGCTCTGGGCGCATCCTCGTGCTGGCCACCCTGCCGGCCACACTCGGTCCGACCGGCCGGCTGGTGCAGGCCGAGGCTGTCGCCGGAGAAGGCATCGAGGTCACCGCCGTGGTGGTCGAGGATGCTGCCGCCGCCCGCGCAGCGGGAGACCTCGCGCAGCACGATCGACTCATCGCCGAGGCCATCGAGAAGGCAGGTGACGTCGACGTGATCGTGCTCGCTCAGGCCTCCATGGCGACGGGCGCCGGGGGCGACGCCCGGGTGCTCACGTCTCCCGAGTCCGGCACCGCGGACTTCCTGCGAACGGTGTGAGCGTCAGCCGCGGTCGAGCACCGCACGCACGAAGGCGGGGATGACGTCTGTCGCGACTTTCGCGGCGTGCTCCTCGGCCCGGATGAGCGCCGCTTCCACGGCGGCAGCATCCGCCCCGGGCAGCCTCTCCCACAGGTCGAGTGCGCGGAGTCCGGCATCCGCCATGTCTTGCGCGGCTCGCAGCCACGGTGCGAGCGACCGTGCCGGCTCCTCCTCGGACAGGTGCGGATTCTGCCACTCGCCGAGCCGCCGCCGCAGCTCCACGGCCGCACCGGCAGAACCCGCCAGAACTTCTTCCGTCGACGCGGCGAGCGCGGCATCCATCGGCGCAGACGGAGGCCACGACGACAGCGTTCGCACGAGCGGCGCGAGCTGCGCGGCCTGCGCGTCCGCGACCAGCGGCAGAGCTGACACCGCACTTCGCGACGGCGAGTACCCCTCGGGGTTCCAGGCCCAGTCCGCGAACGCGGCGATACCGAAGCCTCCGGGCGCGTACTCGACCATCGGGTTCGTCCATGCGCCGCGGAGCCCCGATCCGGCGACGTCCGCCGCCCGGCCGGTGAGCGGCCCGAGGAACGCGCGCCCGCGGTCGAAGTCGTTCACCGGGAAGTTGTCCCAGAGCACGATCCGATCGCCGAAGACCTCCGCCGCGGCGTCGATGTCGTCACGAGAGATGTCGCCGACCACGATGTCACGGCCCGTCCACCACACGAGCACCCCGTCCGGCAGGCCGGAGGCGAAGGCGGTGCGGTAGTCCGACGCCTGCACGCCCGCGTAGTCCATCGGAACCACCAGCAGATCGCCACCGAGACTCTGGCCCACCGACTCCGCGAACCGGCGGATCGTCAGCGCGTGAGCCTCCCCGAGTCCCGCACCGTGGTCGCCGAATCGGTCTCGATCGGCGGCGTTCGTCGGGGCGGGCGGGACGTCGTCGAACAGCAGGGCGACATCGGGAATCCCGGCATCGAGCAGCTGAGTCGCCTTGGCGGCGAGACGGTCGTGTTCGGCGTCGTCGGAGAACACCATCGACCCCGCCGGATGCAGCGCGATGACGACGTCGACCCCCTCATCCCGGCCGACCCTGGCCAGCTCGACGAGCCGCGCCAGGTCGTCGTCCGGATACGGCTCCCGCCAGCGTTCGCGATGATACGGGTCGTCTTTGGGTGCGTAGACGTAGGAGTTGAGCTTCAGTCGCCCGGCGAGGCGCAGGGCAGCGAGTCGCTCGTCGTGCGACCACGGTTCACCGTAGAAGCCCTCGATGATGCCTCGACGCGGGAGCGTGGGCGAATCCTCGATCCGCACGGTCGGCACGCGCCCTTCGGCGTCGGCGAGCTGCGCGAGGGTGGCCCGCGCGTGCCGAAACCCGCGGTCGGCCGAGGCGTCGATGGCGACACCCGAAGCATCGACGTCGAGGCGGTACCCCTCGGGCGGGATCGTGTCATCCACGCGCTCGGTGATCGTGAGGTCGACGAGCGGGTGACGCGCTTCACCTCCGGAGAGGAGACGGGGAAGCGGGAGCAGGGCGAGGTGATGGATCACGGCATCGGCGTGCATGTGGGAACGTTATCACATAGAATTCTGGACATGGAAGCCGCCCCCTCGATGACGAGTGACACCGACCGGCGAACGATTCGCGGAGCCGACTACACCCTCTCCTGGCGCATCGGCGCCCGCGGGCTGGTGCGCTCCCCGTACTTCGAGTTCGCAGACGGGCAGGGCGCGCGCTGGATGCGATTGAGCGCACTGTCCAGCATCCACACCCGCGCGGCCAGGGATGAGGCCATGCGGGTCTTCGAACCGGAAGTGCGCGAAGAACCCGACGCTGTCATCGTGACGGTCCGCACGGAGTCGAGCGCCTGGCGGGACCGGATCCTCGAGATCCGCTGCACCCGCGAGGGCATCGAGGTGACGCTCGAGGCCGAGGGCGAGGGCGACCTCACCGATGTCACGCTGCTCGGCGGCGACGGCATCCTCCCCACCGGCGCGAGCGGCACGTTCCGCTCCGGGTTCGATGCGCAGTCGCTGTCGGTGCCCAGCCCGACCGAGCCCGTCGCGTTCATCCGGCCGATCTGGTCGGCCGCGTCGGTCGGGGTCGTGGGGGACGCGGATCCCGGGCGGCTCAACGGCATCTTCTCACCGCCGCCGCTCGCTCTGGCCTTCGGCCGAAGCCCCGCCACCGACCCGTTCACCCCGGGAGACGGTCCATGGCTGGCGAGTTGGCTGCGCGACGCGGTCCAGCGCCTCACGTTCACGATGATGCGTTTCGACCCGGTCGACGACGGCGCCCTGCTGCGCCTGACCTACGACGGGCACACGACCGTCTCGGGCCGGTGGCGTTCGCCGACGGTGGTGATCCGCCCGACTGCCACGCCGACCGACGCGCTTCTCGAATATCGCGCCGACCTCATCCGGCACGGATTCGCCCCGGAAGACCCCATCCATACCCAACGTTGGTGGCTGGAACCGATCTTCTGCGGCTGGGGAGCCCAGGTCGCGCGCGGCGGTGAACCGGCGCCGGAGCTCTGTCGTCAGGAGATCTACGACGAGTTCCTCGAAACGCTGGACGCCGCCGCGCTCGACCCCGGAACCATCGTCATCGACGATCGCTGGCAGGCGGAGTACGGCACGGCCGAGCCCGACACCGAGGCATGGCCCGACATGCGGGGATGGATCGACCGCCAGCACGCCGCCGGGCGCAAGGTCCTGCTGTGGTGGAAGGCCTGGGACCCCGCCGGGCTCCCGCCAGAAGAATGCATCACGGATGCTGCGGGGCGACCGGTCGCCGTCGATCCCGGCAGCCCTGCGTACACGGCTCGCCTCGCGCGGATCGTGGAGCACCTCCTCTCGCCGGACGGGATGGACGCCGACGGGTTCAAGGTCGATTTCACCCAGCGCACCCCGAGCGGAATGACGATGAGGTCAGCGCCGGACAGCGACGGGCCGTGGGGCATCGCGGCCCTGCACCGACTCGTCGCACACATCCATGACACCGCGACCCGCATCAAGCCGGACGCCCTGGTCATCACGCACACCGTGCATCCGTCGTTCGGCGCCATCGCGGGCATGATCCGCACCAACGACGTGCTCGAACATGACACCGCAGGCCGGCCGGTGTCCGTGGCAGCGCAGTTGCGCGCTCGGCACGAGATCGTCGCCGCGGTGCTGCCGCAGCATCCTGTCGACACCGACCAGTGGCCGATGCCGAGCCGCGACGAGTGGCTCGACTACGCGCGGGCTCAGGGTGGTTTCGGCGTCCCGGCTCTGTACTACCTGGAGCGGGTGGGCGAAACCGACGAGCCGATCGACATCGAGCATCTCGCCGAGATCGGACGCGTCTGGGAGCGCTATCGAGAGACCCTCGCGTGACCGCGACACAGATCGCCCGAGGTGTGTGGCGCATCGACGACACGTGCCACGTCTATCTGCTGACCGACCCGGATGAACCGTTCGGTGCGCGCGACGCCGTAGCCATCGACTTCGGCGCCGGACGGGCATTGGAAGACCTCGACGGACTCGGCATCCGTCGGGTCACCGACGTCCTGATGACGCACCACCACCGCGATCAGGGGCAGGGGCTCCCGCTCGCGGTCGAGCACGGGGCGCGCATCCACGTGCCGCCGGTGGAGCGCGAACTGTTCGACCGGGTGGAGGAGATGTGGGAGGGGCGCTCCCTCGACAATGACTACAACCTGCGTCAGGACCGCTTCTCGCTGCTCGAGTCCGTGCCGGTCCATGCGACCGTCCCGGAGTATCGGGAGCTCCTGGTCGGGCCGGTGCGAGTGCGCGTGGTCCCGACACCCGGTCACACGATCGGATCCGTCAGCTATCTGCTCGAGCGCGACGGCGAGGTGATCGCCTTCTCCGGCGACCTGATCTACGCCCCGGGCAAGGTGTGGTCCCTCGCGGCGACCCAGTGGTCGTACACGCAGAACGAGGGACCGGCGATGACGGCCCTCAGCGCGCGGATGCTGGCACGGGAAGGCGTCACGCGGTTGGCCCCGTCGCACGGCGAGGTCATGGGCGACGCGGTTCGAGCGCTCGACCTGCTGGCCGACACGATGCAGGAGTATGTCGACTCACGGCGCTCCTATCCCTGGGATCTGATGGCGCGCCTCGACGATCCCTTCGTGCCGCTCACCGAGCATCTGCTCATGAACCGCACGTCGATGTCGTGCTCCTATGTCGTGCTGTCCGAGAACGGCGAAGCGCTCATCGTCGACTACGGGTACGACATGACGACCGGCCTCGTCCCGGGCCAGGAACGCGCGAGTCGGCGGCCGTGGCTCGCGTCGCTGCCGGCGCTTCGGCGCGACCACGGCGTCACCCGCATCACCGTCGCGCTGCCCACGCACTATCACGACGATCACATCGCGGGGATGCCGCTGCTGCGCGACGTGGAGGGCACCGAGCTGTGGATTCCGGAGAACGTCGCGCCGACCATGGCGGACCCCTGGTTCGAAGACCTGCCGTGCCAGTGGTACGACCCGATCGTCGCCGACCGGGTGCTCGCACTCGATGAACCGTTCACATGGAACGAGTACACCTTCACCGCCCACGCCCAGCCCGGACACACGCTCTACGCGGTCGCGTACTCCTTGGAGATCGACGGCATCACCGTCATGTTCACCGGCGACCAGCAGGAGGGACTCGGCGGACGCGACGGGCGTCGCGACATCATGAACTATCAGTACCGGAACCTGTTCCGGTTGGGTGACTACGCGCAGAGCGCGGCGCTCTATCGCAGGATCGGGCCGGGGCTGATGGCGAGCGGGCACTGGGAGCCACGCCGCGTCGATGACGAGTACCTCGACTACCTGGCCGACTCGGGACGGACGGTGGATGACCTGCACGAACGCCTGCTGCCGCTCGCCGACGTGGGGATCGGCCCGGACGGGCAGGCCGCACGGCTCCTCCCCTACCGGCGTGCCGCGGTCGTCGACGAGCCCGCCGTCTATTCGGTGCGGCTGCGCAATCCGCTCGCGGAACATGCCGAAGCCCGAGTGTCGCTGGTGTTGCCAGTAGGCTGGCGCTCGTCCCGGCGCGAGATCGATCTTGCGCTCGGACCCCATGAGGAGGCCGACGTGCAAGTGACTGTGACACCGACTTCCGCCGGGCGGCGACACCGCCTCGCGATCGACGTGACGATCGGGCACCTGCGTCTCGGTCAGCATGCGGAGGCTCTGCTCGACGTCACGGAAGCGCACTCGTGAGCGACCGGCCGCGCC
This genomic window contains:
- a CDS encoding DeoR/GlpR family DNA-binding transcription regulator; its protein translation is MRYTDAPERRAHLEKRIAADGYLSSIAAAQELGVSEMTVRRDLRMLEEQGTVRRVAGGATVVSGGVPFEGRDALGAAQKKAIAELAAAEAATAEMIALDAGTTVAALVPLLPRSTVVTHSLPIIEALTRAGSPRLIAAGGHYQPDTRSFAGPLTEELLRGVRCDVAFLSATAVGADGLWGANALDAAIKRVLAEQSARVVLLADGTKLTQRAAVRIAGLDLIDALITDSSADAEALARIEDAGVEIRIAG
- a CDS encoding FGGY family carbohydrate kinase, whose protein sequence is MTLVLGLDIGSTTTKAALVDVTDAVTVVRVARRPTPTSVNELIETAAAVSRECLAATGAPVAAVGIASMAESGAALDGEGRPLTTLLRWNRPVDRAHLATLLTAHPSLPVDTGVPPTTKPAAVTLIALRDEDPEIHNSMRHWAGVADLVAHALTGVRATDHTLAARTMLAGRGDAWNTEIVENLGLREHMLPALRAPGERVGHTSAEATTFGLGPGTPVYVAGHDHTVGAWAAGARGPGDAADSLGTSEAIVRITDAVDIARAVAEGYSVGSTVDGRGTTILGGSPACGALLAEWDTEHPADHLTQRLAALTPESWSASSMIVLPYPSGRQCPAPQPHAWLQVFGTGDAEERTRGVLQSLVAHARWMRETADALAGSPTASLTLIGSLALHVPVWAPLAAASVPSAFRCTTGEPVAAGAALLAGVREGIASPDASILPRGTVRPLHTPDGDGDHRRFLAAVTSQLVTTHVTSQGEP
- a CDS encoding arylsulfatase, which produces MSTRVGVLHTVPALVPVFHGLLASEREDTEVVHIADPTLLSRAVAAGITADVEADLRVHLAALRDAGAAAVLVTCSSIGEAAVDAAAAVGVRLVRVDAAMARAAVERASAGSGRILVLATLPATLGPTGRLVQAEAVAGEGIEVTAVVVEDAAAARAAGDLAQHDRLIAEAIEKAGDVDVIVLAQASMATGAGGDARVLTSPESGTADFLRTV
- a CDS encoding beta-N-acetylglucosaminidase domain-containing protein, with the translated sequence MHADAVIHHLALLPLPRLLSGGEARHPLVDLTITERVDDTIPPEGYRLDVDASGVAIDASADRGFRHARATLAQLADAEGRVPTVRIEDSPTLPRRGIIEGFYGEPWSHDERLAALRLAGRLKLNSYVYAPKDDPYHRERWREPYPDDDLARLVELARVGRDEGVDVVIALHPAGSMVFSDDAEHDRLAAKATQLLDAGIPDVALLFDDVPPAPTNAADRDRFGDHGAGLGEAHALTIRRFAESVGQSLGGDLLVVPMDYAGVQASDYRTAFASGLPDGVLVWWTGRDIVVGDISRDDIDAAAEVFGDRIVLWDNFPVNDFDRGRAFLGPLTGRAADVAGSGLRGAWTNPMVEYAPGGFGIAAFADWAWNPEGYSPSRSAVSALPLVADAQAAQLAPLVRTLSSWPPSAPMDAALAASTEEVLAGSAGAAVELRRRLGEWQNPHLSEEEPARSLAPWLRAAQDMADAGLRALDLWERLPGADAAAVEAALIRAEEHAAKVATDVIPAFVRAVLDRG
- a CDS encoding MBL fold metallo-hydrolase codes for the protein MTATQIARGVWRIDDTCHVYLLTDPDEPFGARDAVAIDFGAGRALEDLDGLGIRRVTDVLMTHHHRDQGQGLPLAVEHGARIHVPPVERELFDRVEEMWEGRSLDNDYNLRQDRFSLLESVPVHATVPEYRELLVGPVRVRVVPTPGHTIGSVSYLLERDGEVIAFSGDLIYAPGKVWSLAATQWSYTQNEGPAMTALSARMLAREGVTRLAPSHGEVMGDAVRALDLLADTMQEYVDSRRSYPWDLMARLDDPFVPLTEHLLMNRTSMSCSYVVLSENGEALIVDYGYDMTTGLVPGQERASRRPWLASLPALRRDHGVTRITVALPTHYHDDHIAGMPLLRDVEGTELWIPENVAPTMADPWFEDLPCQWYDPIVADRVLALDEPFTWNEYTFTAHAQPGHTLYAVAYSLEIDGITVMFTGDQQEGLGGRDGRRDIMNYQYRNLFRLGDYAQSAALYRRIGPGLMASGHWEPRRVDDEYLDYLADSGRTVDDLHERLLPLADVGIGPDGQAARLLPYRRAAVVDEPAVYSVRLRNPLAEHAEARVSLVLPVGWRSSRREIDLALGPHEEADVQVTVTPTSAGRRHRLAIDVTIGHLRLGQHAEALLDVTEAHS